CACTTCCTTCACACGCGTTGAACGACGCCTCCCCCGCCTCCGTATGTAAGGGCGGCCCGCGCTCCCCCGCGCGGGCCGCCCACCGACGGAGGTCCACTTGTCCGGCAACGTCACCTCGCTGTTCCGCAGCACCGCGGCACACAGCCCGTCGATGGCGGCGCTGGCGCGCGAGAGCGGCGAAGCGGGCGCCGGCCCGGTGGACTTCTGCATCCCCTGCAACCCGTACTTCCCCACCCCGGCGATGTTCGACGAGATGGCCGGCCGGCTGCGCGACATCCTCACGTACTACCCGAGCGGTGCCGACACCATCACCGCCGAGCTGTGCAGCCTGCTGCAACTGCCGCCGCAGTGCGTGGCGATGGGCAACGGCTCCACGGAGCTGATCACCTGGATCGACCACCTGCTGGTCCGCGAGTCCCTCGCCGTCCCCGTCCCCACCTTCGGCCGCTGGACCGACCAGCCGATGGAGACCGGCAAACGGGTCGACATGTTCCCGCTCCAGGAGTCCGGCGGCTTCGCCCTCGACCTCGCGCGGTACGCCGAGTTCATCCGGGCCCGCGGTACCCGGGTGGTGGTGGTCTGCAATCCCAACAACCCCGACGGCGGCTATCTGCACAAGCAGGCGCTCGTGCAGTTCATGGACGCGATGGCCGACCGGGACCTGGTCGTGGTCGACGAGTCCTTCCTGGAGTTCGCCGACGCGGAGGCCGAGCCCAGCGTGGTCCAGGAGGCGATGCTGCGGCCCAACGTCGTCGTCCTGCGCAGCCTCGGCAAGAACTTCGGCCTGCACGGCATCCGCTTCGGCTACCTGGTCGCGAACCCCGCGCTCGCCGGCCGGGTGCGCGCCATGCTCCCCAAGTGGAACCTGAACTCCTTCGCCGAGCACGTGGTGTTCATGCTGCGCGACCACGGGCCGGAGTACGCGCAGAGCCTGCACCAGGTCCGCCGCGACCGTCTGGAGATGTCCGGTCAGCTGTCGGCGCTGCCGGGCCTGACCGTCTACCCCTCCCAGGGCAACTTCCTCTTCGTGCGCCTGCCCGTGGGCGCCGAGGGCACCGTCGTCCGGGACCGCATGCTCACCGAGCACCGGGTCCTGGTCCGTGAGTGCGGCAACAAGATCGGTTCGTCCAGCCGCTTCCTGCGTCTCGTGGTGCGCCCCCAGGCCGACGTACGTCGCCTGGTGTCCGGCCTGGAACAGGTGCTCTACGGGTCCAGGAGGGGAGCCGCCGTGCCCGAGCCCGCCACCGGCTACGGCTCGGGCACGGCGGTGGTGGACCGCCTGCTGAGCCAGACCGACGGCGCGGGCCTGCGGGCGCTCGC
This region of Streptomyces ambofaciens ATCC 23877 genomic DNA includes:
- a CDS encoding pyridoxal phosphate-dependent aminotransferase — translated: MSGNVTSLFRSTAAHSPSMAALARESGEAGAGPVDFCIPCNPYFPTPAMFDEMAGRLRDILTYYPSGADTITAELCSLLQLPPQCVAMGNGSTELITWIDHLLVRESLAVPVPTFGRWTDQPMETGKRVDMFPLQESGGFALDLARYAEFIRARGTRVVVVCNPNNPDGGYLHKQALVQFMDAMADRDLVVVDESFLEFADAEAEPSVVQEAMLRPNVVVLRSLGKNFGLHGIRFGYLVANPALAGRVRAMLPKWNLNSFAEHVVFMLRDHGPEYAQSLHQVRRDRLEMSGQLSALPGLTVYPSQGNFLFVRLPVGAEGTVVRDRMLTEHRVLVRECGNKIGSSSRFLRLVVRPQADVRRLVSGLEQVLYGSRRGAAVPEPATGYGSGTAVVDRLLSQTDGAGLRALADGGAGTAVPGPAAPAAPGTGMPLPAAVPVAPAAAAIGPMPVPAAPRQVPHPAPVPHPAPYPGPVPVPHPAPAPQPVPAPAPAADPYPAPTPPGVPARGGLTAAQVRGTNGLESVPATGWPAPQNWPNAAGMGRTG